GCTGGATTAAATCTTTCACTGTAAAATTCATGCGGACATTGTCTCCGACAACATCGAGCATATCACTAGCCTTTAAAATCACGGAAGGTGTAGAAGCTTTTTTCATTACCGCTTCAATAATTTGACGTTGACGAATTTGACGACCAAAGTCCCCTCGTGGATCTTCGTAACGTATACGTGAAAAAATAAGTGCTTCATCGCCATTTAAAGATAATTCTCCCTTAGGAAAATGGTATGAATCATAGGTTAAATCCATATCATTTTGAATCGTAACACCACCAAGCGTATCTATAATTTGTAGAAACCCTTCCATATTAATAAATACATAATAATCGAGTGGAATATCTAACAAATTTTCAACTGTATCCATTGCCATTGGTACGCCTCCAAAAGCATAAGCATGGTTAATCTTATCTACTGTGTCATGACCGATGATTTCGGTACGTGTATCTCTTGGAATGCTTAACATTTTCATCGTTTGTTTTTCAGGATTGACCGTAATGACAATCATTGTGTCTGAGCGGCCACTATCGTTGCTTCGTTCATCAACACCGAGTAACAGCACAGAAAACGGTTCTTTTTTCTTCATTGTTTTTGGCGCTTCTTCAGTAATGTCTGTCGCTTCAACTAAAGGTGTATTTATTTTATTCATCGTTTTCTGAATAGTATAATAAGCTGTACCTATAAAGATTAAAAAAATCGTTAATAGGCTACCTACTATCCAAAGCCATATTTTCTTCTTACTCTTTTTTTTCTTTTCTTTCATTCGTTTCATGTTTTTTTCCATACTTAAGTCCTCTCTAGCTTTTTAAAAAATTTGCCCCTCTTTTTGACGTTTTAGGTTGGAAAAAAGTTTATCTGGTCTATTTATATGCATATTGGACGAAAAAAAGACGTACACTAGTATTTACTAAATATGCG
This DNA window, taken from Lysinibacillus sp. FSL M8-0337, encodes the following:
- a CDS encoding LCP family protein — its product is MEKNMKRMKEKKKKSKKKIWLWIVGSLLTIFLIFIGTAYYTIQKTMNKINTPLVEATDITEEAPKTMKKKEPFSVLLLGVDERSNDSGRSDTMIVITVNPEKQTMKMLSIPRDTRTEIIGHDTVDKINHAYAFGGVPMAMDTVENLLDIPLDYYVFINMEGFLQIIDTLGGVTIQNDMDLTYDSYHFPKGELSLNGDEALIFSRIRYEDPRGDFGRQIRQRQIIEAVMKKASTPSVILKASDMLDVVGDNVRMNFTVKDLIQLQSIYKKMDSSIEQLSFEAEGGKMIDRIWYYVPDETELQQIQTELKTHLE